The Myotis daubentonii chromosome 9, mMyoDau2.1, whole genome shotgun sequence genome has a segment encoding these proteins:
- the FHIP1B gene encoding FHF complex subunit HOOK-interacting protein 1B isoform X2 has translation MERMNWLSRLASRGPGHRVPPGASLQTPVVADPETCLMVFKNHWSQVVRILERQGPRVAPGGADDLSAVRNHTYQMLTLLAEDHAVPSAPNAPGPLLEFALREDLLTRVLAWQLQWDELGDGVEERRAEQLKLFEMLVSEARQPLLRHGPVREALLTLLDACGRPVPSSPALDDGLVLLLSQLCVCLAREPSLLEFFLQPPPEPGAAPRLLLFSRLVPFVHREGALGQQARDALLLLMALSAGSPTVGRYIADHSYFCPVLATGLSALYSSLPRKIEVPGDDWHCLRREDWLGVPALALFMSSLEFCNAVIQVAHPLVQKQLVDYIHNGFLVPVMGPALHKTSVEEMIASTAYLELFLRSISEPALLRTFLRFLLLHRHDTHTILDTLVARIGSNSRLCMVSLSLFRTLLNLSCEDVLLQLVLRYLVPCNHVMLSQKPAVRDVDLYGRAADKFLSLIPRCCRHCAPSPPRPEHASWARGGPSRESGRREDITGPGSPSVDSSSVVTVPRPSTPSRLALFLRQQSLGGSESPAPAPRSPGLASSPASSPGRRASPAEEPGELEDNYLEYLREARRGVDRCVRACRTWSAPYDGEWPPPEPSPVGSRTKKRSLLPEEDKDNVGEGEEEELGSGRLAGGAGEGPGHLPPPQLNGMPGPWPEGAKKVRRVPQEGAGDLPEGTSEGMAGLEGFGQELRDLEVALSNGGASSEPPLEPPLPLEEEEAYASFTCPPEPPCPFLNSPLRTLNPLPSQPFTGPFMAVLFAKLENMLQNSVYVNFLLTGLVAQLACHPQPLLRSFLLNTNMVFQPSVKSLLQVLGSVKNKIESFAASQEDFPALLSKAKKYLIARGKLDWAEGPAAGPAPRRSDSLVKSRRPSLGELLLRHAHSPTRARQAAQLVHQPGRDSAGLGLGGGSPGASTPVLPPRAGATERQGEALRVKNAVYCAVIFPEFLKELAAISQAHAVTSPFLLDTSEEGNVPPVSGFGPLNP, from the exons ATGGAGAGGATGAACTGGCTGAGCAGACTGGCCTCCCGGGGCCCCGGGCACCGTGTACCTCCAGGGGCCAGTCTGCAGACCCCTGTCGTGGCTGACCCTGAGACCTGCCTTATGGTCTTCAAGAATCACTGGTCCCAG GTGGTGCGAATCCTGGAGCGACAAGGCCCTCGGGTAGCTCCTGGGGGTGCGGATGATCTCAGTGCTGTGCGCAACCATACTTACCAGATGTTGACGCTGCTGGCAGAGGATCAtgcagtcccttcagcccccaaTGCCCCTGGGCCCCTGCTGGAGTTTGCTCTGCGCGAGGATCTGCTAACCCGTGTGTTGGCATGGCAGCTTCAGTGGGATGAGCTTGGGGATGGGGTTGAGGAACGGCGGGCTGAGCAACTGAAATTATTTGAGATGCTGGTGAGCGAAGCTCGCCAGCCACTCTTGCGGCATGGTCCAGTTCGTGAGGCTCTGCTGACCTTGCTGGATGCCTGTGGCCGCCCTGTGCCCAGTAGCCCAGCACTGGATGATGGCCTGGTGCTGCTTCTCAgccagctgtgtgtgtgtctggcccGGGAGCCTTCACTGCTTGAGTTCTTCCTGCAGCCACCTCCTGAGCCTGGAGCTGCTCCACGTCTTCTCCTCTTTTCTCGCCTTGTTCCCTTCGTCCATCGAGAGGGCGCCCTGGGCCAGCAGGCCCGAGATGCCCTACTCCTGCTTATGGCCCTGTCAGCTGGGAGCCCCACCGTGGGCCGCTACATCGCAGATCACTCTTACTTCTGCCCG GTGCTGGCCACAGGGCTGAGTGCCCTGTACTCTTCATTGCCCCGAAAGATTGAAGTTCCAGGGGATGACTGGCACTGTCTGCGACGGGAGGACTGGCTGGGAGTGCCAGCCCTTGCACTCTTCATGAGTTCCCTAGAGTTCTGCAATGCAGTCATTCAG GTGGCTCACCCTCTGGTGCAGAAGCAGCTGGTTGATTATATCCATAATGGGTTCCTGGTACCTGtcatgggccctgccctgcacAAG ACCTCTGTGGAGGAGATGATCGCCAGTACCGCCTATCTGGAACTTTTCCTACGGAGTATTTCAGAGCCTGCCTTGCTCCGTACCTTCCTGCGATTCCTGCTATTACACCGGCATGACACCCACACCATCCTTGACACCCTCGTTGCCCGTATTGGCAGCAACTCCCGG cTCTGCATGGTCTCTCTCAGTCTCTTCAGGACCCTACTGAACCTCAGCTGTGAGGATGTCCTGCTGCAGCTGGTTCTCAGGTAC CTTGTCCCATGTAACCATGTGATGTTGAGCCAGAAGCCAGCTGTGCGTGATGTGGATCTATATGGACGAGCAGCAGACAAGTTTCTCTCCCTAATCCCACGCTGTTGTCGGCACTGTGCCCCCAGCCCACCCCGTCCAGAGCATGCCTCGTGGGCACGAGGTGGGCCTAGCAGAGAGtcagggagaagggaggacatCACGG GCCCTGGAAGCCCAAGTGTTGACTCCTCTTCTGTGGTGACCGTACCCCGGCCCTCTACACCATCTCGTCTGGCCCTCTTCCTGCGACAGCAGAGTTTAGGTGGCTCCgagtccccagccccagcccctcgctCACCAGGGCTTGCTTCATCCCCCGCCTCCAGCCCTGGCCGAAGGGCAAGCCCTGCAGAGGAGCCTGGTGAACTGGAAGACAATTACCTGGAGTATCTGCGTGAGGCGCGCCGTGGTGTGGACCGCTGTGTCCGAGCTTGCCGTACCTGGTCTGCTCCCTATGATGGCGAGTGGCCTCCTCCTGAGCCCAGTCCTGTTGGCTCCCGGACTAAGAAACGCAGCTTACTGCCTGAGGAGGACAAGGACAatgtgggagaaggggaggaggaggagctggggagtGGCAGActggctgggggtgcaggggagggccctggccacctgcctcctcctcagcTCAATGGGATGCCAGGACCATGGCCTGAGGGGGCCAAGAAAGTTCGTCGGGTGccgcaggagggagcaggggaccTGCCAGAGGGCACCTCTGAGGGCATGGCAGGACTAGAGGGCTTTGGGCAGGAGCTCCGGGATCTGGAGGTGGCTTTGAGTAATGGGGGGGCCAGCTCAGAgcctcccctagagcctccactacctcttgaggaggaggaggcctacGCAAGCTTCACCTGTCCCCCTGAACCCCCTTGCCCCTTCCTCAACAGCCCTTTGCGGACTCTCAACCCGCTGCCAAGCCAGCCCTTCACTG gccccttCATGGCTGTGCTCTTTGCCAAACTTGAGAACATGCTGCAGAACTCCGTCTATGTCAACTTCCTGCTGACAGGGCTGGTGGCCCAGCTGGCCTgtcacccccagcccctgctccgcTCTTTCCTGCTCAACACCAACATGGTCTTCCAGCCCAGTGTCAAGTCCCTGCTGCAG GTGTTGGGCTCCGTGAAGAATAAGATTGAGAGCTTTGCGGCCTCCCAGGAGGACTTCCCAGCACTGCTCTCCAAAGCCAAGAAGTACCTCATTGCTCGTGGCAAGTTGGACTGGGCTGAGGGCCCTGCAGCAGGACCTGCTCCTCGCCGCTCTGATTCTCTAG TGAAGAGCCGGAGGCCATCCTTGGGGGAGTTGCTCCTGCGACATGCACACAGTCCAACCCGGGCCCGGCAGGCGGCACAGTTGGTTCATCAGCCTGGGAGAGACAGCGCAGGACTTGGCCTAGGTGGGGGCTCCCCTGGGGCTTCCACTCCGGTTCTACCTCCCCGGGCCGGGGCCACTGAGCGCCAAGGTGAGGCTCTGCGAGTCAAGAATGCTGTCTACTGTGCAGTCATTTTCCCGGAGTTTCTCAAGGAGTTGGCTGCCATCTCCCAGGCCCATGCTGTCACCTCGCCTTTCTTGTTGGATACTTCAGAGGAGGGGAATGTCCCTCCTGTCTCAGGCTTCGGGCCCCTCAATCCTTAA
- the FHIP1B gene encoding FHF complex subunit HOOK-interacting protein 1B isoform X4 encodes MERMNWLSRLASRGPGHRVPPGASLQTPVVADPETCLMVFKNHWSQVVRILERQGPRVAPGGADDLSAVRNHTYQMLTLLAEDHAVPSAPNAPGPLLEFALREDLLTRVLAWQLQWDELGDGVEERRAEQLKLFEMLVSEARQPLLRHGPVREALLTLLDACGRPVPSSPALDDGLVLLLSQLCVCLAREPSLLEFFLQPPPEPGAAPRLLLFSRLVPFVHREGALGQQARDALLLLMALSAGSPTVGRYIADHSYFCPVLATGLSALYSSLPRKIEVPGDDWHCLRREDWLGVPALALFMSSLEFCNAVIQVAHPLVQKQLVDYIHNGFLVPVMGPALHKTSVEEMIASTAYLELFLRSISEPALLRTFLRFLLLHRHDTHTILDTLVARIGSNSRLCMVSLSLFRTLLNLSCEDVLLQLVLRYLVPCNHVMLSQKPAVRDVDLYGRAADKFLSLIPRCCRHCAPSPPRPEHASWARGPGSPSVDSSSVVTVPRPSTPSRLALFLRQQSLGGSESPAPAPRSPGLASSPASSPGRRASPAEEPGELEDNYLEYLREARRGVDRCVRACRTWSAPYDGEWPPPEPSPVGSRTKKRSLLPEEDKDNVGEGEEEELGSGRLAGGAGEGPGHLPPPQLNGMPGPWPEGAKKVRRVPQEGAGDLPEGTSEGMAGLEGFGQELRDLEVALSNGGASSEPPLEPPLPLEEEEAYASFTCPPEPPCPFLNSPLRTLNPLPSQPFTGPFMAVLFAKLENMLQNSVYVNFLLTGLVAQLACHPQPLLRSFLLNTNMVFQPSVKSLLQVLGSVKNKIESFAASQEDFPALLSKAKKYLIARGKLDWAEGPAAGPAPRRSDSLVKSRRPSLGELLLRHAHSPTRARQAAQLVHQPGRDSAGLGLGGGSPGASTPVLPPRAGATERQGEALRVKNAVYCAVIFPEFLKELAAISQAHAVTSPFLLDTSEEGNVPPVSGFGPLNP; translated from the exons ATGGAGAGGATGAACTGGCTGAGCAGACTGGCCTCCCGGGGCCCCGGGCACCGTGTACCTCCAGGGGCCAGTCTGCAGACCCCTGTCGTGGCTGACCCTGAGACCTGCCTTATGGTCTTCAAGAATCACTGGTCCCAG GTGGTGCGAATCCTGGAGCGACAAGGCCCTCGGGTAGCTCCTGGGGGTGCGGATGATCTCAGTGCTGTGCGCAACCATACTTACCAGATGTTGACGCTGCTGGCAGAGGATCAtgcagtcccttcagcccccaaTGCCCCTGGGCCCCTGCTGGAGTTTGCTCTGCGCGAGGATCTGCTAACCCGTGTGTTGGCATGGCAGCTTCAGTGGGATGAGCTTGGGGATGGGGTTGAGGAACGGCGGGCTGAGCAACTGAAATTATTTGAGATGCTGGTGAGCGAAGCTCGCCAGCCACTCTTGCGGCATGGTCCAGTTCGTGAGGCTCTGCTGACCTTGCTGGATGCCTGTGGCCGCCCTGTGCCCAGTAGCCCAGCACTGGATGATGGCCTGGTGCTGCTTCTCAgccagctgtgtgtgtgtctggcccGGGAGCCTTCACTGCTTGAGTTCTTCCTGCAGCCACCTCCTGAGCCTGGAGCTGCTCCACGTCTTCTCCTCTTTTCTCGCCTTGTTCCCTTCGTCCATCGAGAGGGCGCCCTGGGCCAGCAGGCCCGAGATGCCCTACTCCTGCTTATGGCCCTGTCAGCTGGGAGCCCCACCGTGGGCCGCTACATCGCAGATCACTCTTACTTCTGCCCG GTGCTGGCCACAGGGCTGAGTGCCCTGTACTCTTCATTGCCCCGAAAGATTGAAGTTCCAGGGGATGACTGGCACTGTCTGCGACGGGAGGACTGGCTGGGAGTGCCAGCCCTTGCACTCTTCATGAGTTCCCTAGAGTTCTGCAATGCAGTCATTCAG GTGGCTCACCCTCTGGTGCAGAAGCAGCTGGTTGATTATATCCATAATGGGTTCCTGGTACCTGtcatgggccctgccctgcacAAG ACCTCTGTGGAGGAGATGATCGCCAGTACCGCCTATCTGGAACTTTTCCTACGGAGTATTTCAGAGCCTGCCTTGCTCCGTACCTTCCTGCGATTCCTGCTATTACACCGGCATGACACCCACACCATCCTTGACACCCTCGTTGCCCGTATTGGCAGCAACTCCCGG cTCTGCATGGTCTCTCTCAGTCTCTTCAGGACCCTACTGAACCTCAGCTGTGAGGATGTCCTGCTGCAGCTGGTTCTCAGGTAC CTTGTCCCATGTAACCATGTGATGTTGAGCCAGAAGCCAGCTGTGCGTGATGTGGATCTATATGGACGAGCAGCAGACAAGTTTCTCTCCCTAATCCCACGCTGTTGTCGGCACTGTGCCCCCAGCCCACCCCGTCCAGAGCATGCCTCGTGGGCACGAG GCCCTGGAAGCCCAAGTGTTGACTCCTCTTCTGTGGTGACCGTACCCCGGCCCTCTACACCATCTCGTCTGGCCCTCTTCCTGCGACAGCAGAGTTTAGGTGGCTCCgagtccccagccccagcccctcgctCACCAGGGCTTGCTTCATCCCCCGCCTCCAGCCCTGGCCGAAGGGCAAGCCCTGCAGAGGAGCCTGGTGAACTGGAAGACAATTACCTGGAGTATCTGCGTGAGGCGCGCCGTGGTGTGGACCGCTGTGTCCGAGCTTGCCGTACCTGGTCTGCTCCCTATGATGGCGAGTGGCCTCCTCCTGAGCCCAGTCCTGTTGGCTCCCGGACTAAGAAACGCAGCTTACTGCCTGAGGAGGACAAGGACAatgtgggagaaggggaggaggaggagctggggagtGGCAGActggctgggggtgcaggggagggccctggccacctgcctcctcctcagcTCAATGGGATGCCAGGACCATGGCCTGAGGGGGCCAAGAAAGTTCGTCGGGTGccgcaggagggagcaggggaccTGCCAGAGGGCACCTCTGAGGGCATGGCAGGACTAGAGGGCTTTGGGCAGGAGCTCCGGGATCTGGAGGTGGCTTTGAGTAATGGGGGGGCCAGCTCAGAgcctcccctagagcctccactacctcttgaggaggaggaggcctacGCAAGCTTCACCTGTCCCCCTGAACCCCCTTGCCCCTTCCTCAACAGCCCTTTGCGGACTCTCAACCCGCTGCCAAGCCAGCCCTTCACTG gccccttCATGGCTGTGCTCTTTGCCAAACTTGAGAACATGCTGCAGAACTCCGTCTATGTCAACTTCCTGCTGACAGGGCTGGTGGCCCAGCTGGCCTgtcacccccagcccctgctccgcTCTTTCCTGCTCAACACCAACATGGTCTTCCAGCCCAGTGTCAAGTCCCTGCTGCAG GTGTTGGGCTCCGTGAAGAATAAGATTGAGAGCTTTGCGGCCTCCCAGGAGGACTTCCCAGCACTGCTCTCCAAAGCCAAGAAGTACCTCATTGCTCGTGGCAAGTTGGACTGGGCTGAGGGCCCTGCAGCAGGACCTGCTCCTCGCCGCTCTGATTCTCTAG TGAAGAGCCGGAGGCCATCCTTGGGGGAGTTGCTCCTGCGACATGCACACAGTCCAACCCGGGCCCGGCAGGCGGCACAGTTGGTTCATCAGCCTGGGAGAGACAGCGCAGGACTTGGCCTAGGTGGGGGCTCCCCTGGGGCTTCCACTCCGGTTCTACCTCCCCGGGCCGGGGCCACTGAGCGCCAAGGTGAGGCTCTGCGAGTCAAGAATGCTGTCTACTGTGCAGTCATTTTCCCGGAGTTTCTCAAGGAGTTGGCTGCCATCTCCCAGGCCCATGCTGTCACCTCGCCTTTCTTGTTGGATACTTCAGAGGAGGGGAATGTCCCTCCTGTCTCAGGCTTCGGGCCCCTCAATCCTTAA
- the FHIP1B gene encoding FHF complex subunit HOOK-interacting protein 1B isoform X1, translated as MERMNWLSRLASRGPGHRVPPGASLQTPVVADPETCLMVFKNHWSQVVRILERQGPRVAPGGADDLSAVRNHTYQMLTLLAEDHAVPSAPNAPGPLLEFALREDLLTRVLAWQLQWDELGDGVEERRAEQLKLFEMLVSEARQPLLRHGPVREALLTLLDACGRPVPSSPALDDGLVLLLSQLCVCLAREPSLLEFFLQPPPEPGAAPRLLLFSRLVPFVHREGALGQQARDALLLLMALSAGSPTVGRYIADHSYFCPVLATGLSALYSSLPRKIEVPGDDWHCLRREDWLGVPALALFMSSLEFCNAVIQVAHPLVQKQLVDYIHNGFLVPVMGPALHKTSVEEMIASTAYLELFLRSISEPALLRTFLRFLLLHRHDTHTILDTLVARIGSNSRVWPLPLSWLTWLCMVSLSLFRTLLNLSCEDVLLQLVLRYLVPCNHVMLSQKPAVRDVDLYGRAADKFLSLIPRCCRHCAPSPPRPEHASWARGGPSRESGRREDITGPGSPSVDSSSVVTVPRPSTPSRLALFLRQQSLGGSESPAPAPRSPGLASSPASSPGRRASPAEEPGELEDNYLEYLREARRGVDRCVRACRTWSAPYDGEWPPPEPSPVGSRTKKRSLLPEEDKDNVGEGEEEELGSGRLAGGAGEGPGHLPPPQLNGMPGPWPEGAKKVRRVPQEGAGDLPEGTSEGMAGLEGFGQELRDLEVALSNGGASSEPPLEPPLPLEEEEAYASFTCPPEPPCPFLNSPLRTLNPLPSQPFTGPFMAVLFAKLENMLQNSVYVNFLLTGLVAQLACHPQPLLRSFLLNTNMVFQPSVKSLLQVLGSVKNKIESFAASQEDFPALLSKAKKYLIARGKLDWAEGPAAGPAPRRSDSLVKSRRPSLGELLLRHAHSPTRARQAAQLVHQPGRDSAGLGLGGGSPGASTPVLPPRAGATERQGEALRVKNAVYCAVIFPEFLKELAAISQAHAVTSPFLLDTSEEGNVPPVSGFGPLNP; from the exons ATGGAGAGGATGAACTGGCTGAGCAGACTGGCCTCCCGGGGCCCCGGGCACCGTGTACCTCCAGGGGCCAGTCTGCAGACCCCTGTCGTGGCTGACCCTGAGACCTGCCTTATGGTCTTCAAGAATCACTGGTCCCAG GTGGTGCGAATCCTGGAGCGACAAGGCCCTCGGGTAGCTCCTGGGGGTGCGGATGATCTCAGTGCTGTGCGCAACCATACTTACCAGATGTTGACGCTGCTGGCAGAGGATCAtgcagtcccttcagcccccaaTGCCCCTGGGCCCCTGCTGGAGTTTGCTCTGCGCGAGGATCTGCTAACCCGTGTGTTGGCATGGCAGCTTCAGTGGGATGAGCTTGGGGATGGGGTTGAGGAACGGCGGGCTGAGCAACTGAAATTATTTGAGATGCTGGTGAGCGAAGCTCGCCAGCCACTCTTGCGGCATGGTCCAGTTCGTGAGGCTCTGCTGACCTTGCTGGATGCCTGTGGCCGCCCTGTGCCCAGTAGCCCAGCACTGGATGATGGCCTGGTGCTGCTTCTCAgccagctgtgtgtgtgtctggcccGGGAGCCTTCACTGCTTGAGTTCTTCCTGCAGCCACCTCCTGAGCCTGGAGCTGCTCCACGTCTTCTCCTCTTTTCTCGCCTTGTTCCCTTCGTCCATCGAGAGGGCGCCCTGGGCCAGCAGGCCCGAGATGCCCTACTCCTGCTTATGGCCCTGTCAGCTGGGAGCCCCACCGTGGGCCGCTACATCGCAGATCACTCTTACTTCTGCCCG GTGCTGGCCACAGGGCTGAGTGCCCTGTACTCTTCATTGCCCCGAAAGATTGAAGTTCCAGGGGATGACTGGCACTGTCTGCGACGGGAGGACTGGCTGGGAGTGCCAGCCCTTGCACTCTTCATGAGTTCCCTAGAGTTCTGCAATGCAGTCATTCAG GTGGCTCACCCTCTGGTGCAGAAGCAGCTGGTTGATTATATCCATAATGGGTTCCTGGTACCTGtcatgggccctgccctgcacAAG ACCTCTGTGGAGGAGATGATCGCCAGTACCGCCTATCTGGAACTTTTCCTACGGAGTATTTCAGAGCCTGCCTTGCTCCGTACCTTCCTGCGATTCCTGCTATTACACCGGCATGACACCCACACCATCCTTGACACCCTCGTTGCCCGTATTGGCAGCAACTCCCGGGTATGGCCCCTACCTCTGTCCTGGCTTACTTGG cTCTGCATGGTCTCTCTCAGTCTCTTCAGGACCCTACTGAACCTCAGCTGTGAGGATGTCCTGCTGCAGCTGGTTCTCAGGTAC CTTGTCCCATGTAACCATGTGATGTTGAGCCAGAAGCCAGCTGTGCGTGATGTGGATCTATATGGACGAGCAGCAGACAAGTTTCTCTCCCTAATCCCACGCTGTTGTCGGCACTGTGCCCCCAGCCCACCCCGTCCAGAGCATGCCTCGTGGGCACGAGGTGGGCCTAGCAGAGAGtcagggagaagggaggacatCACGG GCCCTGGAAGCCCAAGTGTTGACTCCTCTTCTGTGGTGACCGTACCCCGGCCCTCTACACCATCTCGTCTGGCCCTCTTCCTGCGACAGCAGAGTTTAGGTGGCTCCgagtccccagccccagcccctcgctCACCAGGGCTTGCTTCATCCCCCGCCTCCAGCCCTGGCCGAAGGGCAAGCCCTGCAGAGGAGCCTGGTGAACTGGAAGACAATTACCTGGAGTATCTGCGTGAGGCGCGCCGTGGTGTGGACCGCTGTGTCCGAGCTTGCCGTACCTGGTCTGCTCCCTATGATGGCGAGTGGCCTCCTCCTGAGCCCAGTCCTGTTGGCTCCCGGACTAAGAAACGCAGCTTACTGCCTGAGGAGGACAAGGACAatgtgggagaaggggaggaggaggagctggggagtGGCAGActggctgggggtgcaggggagggccctggccacctgcctcctcctcagcTCAATGGGATGCCAGGACCATGGCCTGAGGGGGCCAAGAAAGTTCGTCGGGTGccgcaggagggagcaggggaccTGCCAGAGGGCACCTCTGAGGGCATGGCAGGACTAGAGGGCTTTGGGCAGGAGCTCCGGGATCTGGAGGTGGCTTTGAGTAATGGGGGGGCCAGCTCAGAgcctcccctagagcctccactacctcttgaggaggaggaggcctacGCAAGCTTCACCTGTCCCCCTGAACCCCCTTGCCCCTTCCTCAACAGCCCTTTGCGGACTCTCAACCCGCTGCCAAGCCAGCCCTTCACTG gccccttCATGGCTGTGCTCTTTGCCAAACTTGAGAACATGCTGCAGAACTCCGTCTATGTCAACTTCCTGCTGACAGGGCTGGTGGCCCAGCTGGCCTgtcacccccagcccctgctccgcTCTTTCCTGCTCAACACCAACATGGTCTTCCAGCCCAGTGTCAAGTCCCTGCTGCAG GTGTTGGGCTCCGTGAAGAATAAGATTGAGAGCTTTGCGGCCTCCCAGGAGGACTTCCCAGCACTGCTCTCCAAAGCCAAGAAGTACCTCATTGCTCGTGGCAAGTTGGACTGGGCTGAGGGCCCTGCAGCAGGACCTGCTCCTCGCCGCTCTGATTCTCTAG TGAAGAGCCGGAGGCCATCCTTGGGGGAGTTGCTCCTGCGACATGCACACAGTCCAACCCGGGCCCGGCAGGCGGCACAGTTGGTTCATCAGCCTGGGAGAGACAGCGCAGGACTTGGCCTAGGTGGGGGCTCCCCTGGGGCTTCCACTCCGGTTCTACCTCCCCGGGCCGGGGCCACTGAGCGCCAAGGTGAGGCTCTGCGAGTCAAGAATGCTGTCTACTGTGCAGTCATTTTCCCGGAGTTTCTCAAGGAGTTGGCTGCCATCTCCCAGGCCCATGCTGTCACCTCGCCTTTCTTGTTGGATACTTCAGAGGAGGGGAATGTCCCTCCTGTCTCAGGCTTCGGGCCCCTCAATCCTTAA